A single window of Leclercia adecarboxylata DNA harbors:
- the cyoA gene encoding cytochrome o ubiquinol oxidase subunit II, translating into MTLRKYNKSLGWLSLFAGTVLLSGCDSALLDPKGQIGLEQRSLILTAFGLMMIVVIPAILMAVGFAWKYRASNKDAKYSPNWSHSNKVEAVVWTVPILIILFLAVLTWKTTHALEPAKPLVHDEKPITIEVVSMDWKWFFIYPEQGIATVNEIAFPANVPVQFKVTSNSVMNSFFIPRLGSQIYAMAGMQTNLHLIANEAGTYDGISASYSGPGFSGMKFKAIATPDRAAFDQWVAKAKQSPNTMSDMATFEKVATPSEYNKVEYFSNVKPNLFKDVIGKFMDHGKSMDVTQPEGEHSKHEGMEGMDMSHAETSH; encoded by the coding sequence ATGACACTTAGGAAATACAATAAAAGTTTGGGATGGTTGTCGTTATTTGCAGGCACTGTATTACTCAGTGGCTGTGATTCTGCGCTGCTAGACCCCAAAGGACAGATTGGACTGGAGCAACGTTCGCTCATTCTGACGGCTTTTGGCCTGATGATGATCGTCGTGATTCCCGCCATCTTGATGGCTGTTGGTTTCGCCTGGAAGTATCGTGCGAGCAACAAAGATGCGAAGTATAGCCCTAACTGGTCACACTCCAATAAAGTGGAAGCTGTGGTCTGGACGGTGCCGATTCTGATCATCCTGTTCCTTGCCGTACTGACATGGAAAACCACTCACGCGCTCGAACCTGCAAAACCGCTGGTTCACGATGAGAAACCGATTACGATCGAAGTCGTCTCCATGGACTGGAAATGGTTCTTCATCTACCCGGAACAGGGCATTGCTACCGTAAATGAAATCGCCTTCCCGGCGAACGTCCCGGTGCAGTTCAAAGTAACGTCTAACTCCGTGATGAACTCCTTCTTTATCCCGCGTCTGGGTAGCCAGATTTACGCGATGGCCGGTATGCAGACCAACCTGCACCTGATCGCGAATGAAGCAGGCACCTATGATGGTATCTCCGCCAGCTACAGTGGCCCGGGCTTCTCTGGTATGAAGTTCAAAGCCATTGCCACGCCTGACCGTGCCGCTTTCGACCAGTGGGTTGCTAAAGCGAAACAGTCTCCGAACACCATGTCTGACATGGCTACGTTCGAAAAAGTGGCAACACCTAGCGAATACAACAAGGTGGAGTACTTCTCTAACGTGAAACCGAATTTGTTCAAAGACGTTATTGGCAAATTTATGGACCACGGCAAGAGCATGGACGTGACCCAACCTGAAGGCGAGCATAGCAAGCACGAAGGGATGGAAGGCATGGACATGAGCCACGCGGAAACCTCTCACTAA